TTTACAAAATGATCATCTAGACACATCCAAAATTTGTGTGTCATTCCACGAGACACAGTGAGGACAAGTTGGAGGATCTGTTTTTGTATTATGTTTTTCTTTATCTAACATCCAAAATTCATTGCAAATGAATGATACATATGGAACAGAAACCAACACAATGCTAAGCCTTTAATTTTCTGAATTATATCTGCCTATTATTGGTCTTATATTCTTTCTTCCCCTTGTAATTGTAGTACTTTAGGATATGCATCTCCATGCTTGAGCGCGTTTGCTGCTGGAAAGACTGCAGCATTTAAAATGTTTCAGACGATAAACAGAAAGCCTGTCATAGATCCTTATGATATGAAAGGACAGAAACATCTTGACATTAGTGGTGGCATTGAACTTAAGAATGTTCATTTCTGTTATCCAGCAAGACCACAAGAGAGCATATTTGATGGTTTCTCTCTGTCGATAGCTAAGGGAACAACGACAGCTCTAGTAGGGCGAAGTGGAAGTGGAAAATCGACTGTGATCAGCCTAATAGTGAGGTTCTATGATCCAGTGGCTGGTGAAGTTCTAATTGATGGTATAAATATTAAAGAATTTCAGCTTAGGTGGATCAGGGGGAAAATTGGCCTTGTTAGCCAAGAACCTGTTCTGTTTGGTTCGACGATAAAGGATAATATTGCCTATGGGAAGGATGATGCAACACTTGAAGAAATTGAAGATGCAGTTCTACTTGCCAATGCAACTAAGTTCATTGATAAATTACCTCAGGTCAGGCTCTAGAgttgttttattttaatttctatcaAGTTGTAGCTATCTAAAGTTCTTCTCAATAGCTTATTCCTTATAATTCAGGGACTAGATACCAAAGTTGGCGATCACGGAAATCAGTTATCTGGTGGCCAAAAGCAAAGAATTGCTATTGCAAGAGCTATACTGAAGGACCCGAAAATTCTACTTCTAGATGAAGCTACAAGTGCTCTTGATGCAGAATCCGAGAGGGTTGTTCAAGAGACATTGGATAGTGTCATGATCAACCGAACTACAGTAATTGTTGCACATCGCTTGAGTACAGTAAAGAATGCAGATACAATAGCTATACTTCAGGAGGGAAAGATCGTCGAAAAAGGTGTGTTTTTGGGCCTTCACTCTAGCAGAAGTGTATGTACGTTTCTTAACTGGCGAATCTTGTCTTTTTTCAGAATGCTAATTTTTTATCCCTTTCAAACTTTTAGGTTCCCACTTGGAACTAATGAGAAATAAGGAAGGGGCATATGTTCAGCTTATTCAGTTGCAAGAGCTTAGCAAATATTCAGGAGAACAAGAGTCAAATGAACCGGATAGTGAAGAGATAATCATAAATCAGCAGATTCCTGTGACCCGATCAGCAAGTTGGGGCTCGTCTAGGATTGATAATAGTGGCCACCATTCGTCGTCCGTTTCAGTTAGTGCAGCAGAGAAAGCAGTTGGCGAATGTAATGATCCTAATTCAACAGTTGTATTGAGGAAGGATAAAGACAACACGTTTTTTCGCTTGGCATTAATGAACAAACCCGAGATTCCTGAATTATTATTTGGTTGCATAGCTGCAATGGTCAATGCTCTAATATTACCTATTTTCGGGGTACTTCTTTCTAATGTTATCAAGACTTTCTATGAACCAGCTCATGAACTCAGAAAGCATTCAAGATTTTGGTCATTGTTATTTGTTGGTCTAGGATTGGCAACTTTACTAGCAACACCCTTGAGAACGTTCTTTTTCGCTGTCGCAGGATGTAAGTTAATCAAGCGAATTCGCTTAATGTGCTTCGAGAAAGTGGTTTACATGGAGGTTAGTTGGTTCGATAGGAAAGAGAACTCGATTGGTGCAATTGGCTCTCGACTATCTACAGATGCAGCATCTGTTCGAGGTATGGTTGGAGAGTCACTTGCTTTGCTTGTGCAGAACACCTCAACAGCTATAGCTGGTTTAGTTATTGGACTTGAAGCAAGCTGGCAATTGGCACTCATAATGATAGTTATGGTGCCTCTAATTGGATTAAATGGATATCTTCACATGAAATACGTTAGTGGTTTTGGCGCTGATGCTAAGGTTAGCTCCAAATTTCTGTACTAACAAAATGTTGCAAGTAAGGCTTTTCAAGAAATAGTGCTTATGCAAGTGAAATTTTTCTGCAGAAATTATATGAGGATGCAAGTCAAGTTGCTAGTGAAGCCGTTGGAAGTATCAGAACAGTGGCTTCTTTCTCTGCTGAAGAGAAAGTGCTGCAATTGTACAAAAGAAAATGTGAAGGTCCGGTTAGAGCTGGAATAAAAGGAGGATTATTGAGTGGTGCAGGTTTTGGTTTTTCGATGTTCTGCTTGTACTCTGTCTATGCTGCCAGCTTTTATGCTGGTGCTCGATTGATTGAGTCGGGTAAGGTCACATTTGCTGAGGTTTTTCGGGTAAGGTTCGAGAGCTAAACATAATACTTAtgtctagtttcttctcttttgtcattttaactttCCTAGTTCTGAGTTTCAGGTTTTCTATGGTCTTAGCTTGACAGCTACCGCGATTTCTCAATCAGGTGGCCTTGCTCCTGACTCCACCAAAGCTAAAACTGGTGCATCTTCGATCTTTGCACTTCTTGACCGGCAATCCAAGATAGACTCGAGTGATAACTCAGGAATGACATTAGAGAATGTGAAGGGAAACATTGAGTTTCAACATGTCAGTTTCAATTATCCAAGTCGACCTGAGGCTCAAGTCCTAAAAGACCTATGCTTAGCCATTAGCTCTGGTGAGGTAAATAATACTTGCATTATCGCCAGAATCATTTTCCAGTCTTGTTACGCGATTGGACAACAATTATGATGAAAAATTGTTATCTTTTATGTTAGACGGTTGCTCTGGTGGGAGAAAGTGGGAGTGGAAAATCAACAGTTATTTCCTTGTTGCAAAGATTTTACGATCTAGATTCAGGTCTAATCACATTAGATGGGATAGAAATTCAAAAGATGAATGTGAAATGGTTGAGAGAGCAAATGGGATTAGTAAGCCAGGAGCCTATATTGTTCAATGACACAATCAGAGCCAATATAGCATATGGAAAAGAAACTGATGCCACAGAAGCAGAAATATTAGCTGCTGCAGAGTTAGCCAATGCTCACAACTTCATCAGTGGCTTACAACAGGTACCATCTTGTAGACTATGTTgctcggatcctccaaaaatgcatAAGTATTGGAGGATCCGATACACACTTgttaatatttttgaagagtccgagcaacatactGTTGTAGACAAAATTCTACTGTTGATCAATCAGATAGACTACAAATAGGTTCTTGATCACCATTTATGTGTGTAAGTTCACACACCCACACAAGAATTGATCTACAGGATCATTCTGTCAGCAGCGGAGACACCCTTTTTTAAAAGGGTGCCACTCCTCACCAACAACTACGCCTCACTCTCATACAAGTTTAGCTTAGCTATATGAATTCTCACTATAAATAATACAAATTAAATATCAATCCGGGACATGAATTACACTCTTTAAGACCATCATAGTCCCAAACGCAAATCCACTTACAAGACGAATTGCAATAACATGTCGACACTACTTGCACAAAATCTTGCGTTCACAACTGCATTCTCTCCTTTGTTTGCATCGATTAGTTACATGTATGTATCTGAACACATGGAGTTTTTCTAATTTTGAGGGTATTTTCATTAAtcacaacaaaaacaacaactatGCCTCAATCCCAAACAAGTTGGGGGCGGGCTATATGAATCCCCACTTCTTCATTTAAGCACAACATTTTGAAGAAGATGCACACGTATCTAAAATCGACACAAGTATGTCAAGACATCTCAAGAATCATCATGTAACATAGACTGAAACTTATGTCCTATGACATTTCATTCTTGATCATTAGTGATTCGCTAAATAGTCCATAGTTAACAAGATATTTTGACAATCCATCGTTAAATAGGATTAGCGATGGATTTTTGTTGTTTAGCAACAGAAGTTGTCCGTCACTAATTCCCCTTTTTTTCTAGTGTTATGAACACTTGGATGTTGCTCTTTTTTTCACATTATTGTGCAGGGGTATGAAACAATAGTTGGTGAAAGGGGCATACAACTATCTGGTGGACAAAAGCAAAGAGTTGCAATTGCAAGAGCTATAGTGAAATGTCCAAAAATATTACTACTAGATGAGGCCACAAGTGCACTTGACTCGGAGTCTGAGAAAGTGGTTCAAGATGCACTTCATAGAGTAAGATCAGGCAGAACAACAGTTGTGGTGGCTCATAGATTATCCACAATTAAAGGAgttgatgttattgttgtaaTCAAAGATGGTGTCATTGTGGAGAAAGGAAATCATGAAACTTTGGTTAATAGACAAGATGGTATTTATGCTTCTCTAATATCAAAGTCTGCTAGCACTATGAATTAAGTAGTGCAGCTCGGTGCACAAAGAATTCCGCATTCAGGCAAGTTTCAAAAAGGGTCACAAACCAATGGGTGATGTAGGGAGTTTACTCTGATGCAAGCATCAATTGATAAATCTACagcttgatatatatatataggtcacACAAAGACATAAATAATGAAGCAGTATATGtactatttttgtttttgttcatAATGGTGGTGTCACGTCTAACTTACACGTACTTCGATTATTTCATTGGATACCTGCTACTAAGAAATATAATGTTGGACAAGGGAACTACAATTTATAAATCTATATCTTCCATTCTCTTCTTTATGGgaactattttaatatattgaggaATGAAGCAATTTGTCtaatttctcatttcttttaTAATAGTGGCTTTTGGAAGATTAGTAGTACTTGTTATAACAATCTGTTCATTTGTTAAAAGTTTGATGGCGTATTTaagcttttttttctttaattaactATTATAAAGTAATATGGTTTGATGTAAACATCGAGAGTTGAAAATTTAAAGGTAGAAGACAAGAGCGCTACAACCTAGTACCATATATGGATTTAAGTCATATAAAATAATTGtatacttttttatatatatttataataggTTATTACTCTATCttttatattatcatatcaggCTCGATATGAAGAATTACTTGCGATAACTTAAACTTTAATTAACTTAAGAAAAAGAGTAAGAGTTGTAAATTGTTGATTTCACACTTGATTAAGGAAAGGaataatctttttttaatttgaagaatttttaAGTCGTCCAAGCAaagaaaacaaaaggaaaaacagATTATTTCCTTGCTCCTAAAGTAACTTGGCAAATTCTAAAGCTAGTTAGTTTTTTAAGACCTTATCTTTATTTTAATAGTAATTAATAATTTGTGGCTCCTAATTAATatcttattttaaaaactttGGTAATAAACATGTATACAATCAAGAAGTTTCTTTTTCATGTTTTAGTTTTTTCCTCCGTTTCTAGTCAGAAGTCTCGGATTTGAGCTCTTacgaataaaaaaaatgtataatattttatttcatatgaTAGTAAAAGCTACCCGCCCGTACTACTTAATAATTGTGAGATTAAAATATAGTAACATTTATTTAAACAAAAAAAGGCATAATACACAAATGCGCCATTTTAATTTGACATCAACTGACATTTATGTCCTCCAACTTTTGGTGTACACAAGTATAGTATGCACTTtaaattgtataaaattaaataaataaacacaTTTATTCTACGTGGTGTCCTACATAGAgtcatatatgtattatgtcacGTAAGACGCATGCGTTTACTTGtacaattttgtacaaattaATGTCCACTTATGCCCACCCAAAATTGAAAGTTATGGATGATAGctaaaatcaaattaaagttcataTTTATGCCAAGAAAAAATATCTTCACTACTTCATTTTATTACTAatctatatttcttttaataatGTTTCCTAGTATAATTATATCTTaatctttatatttatttattttcaatttttcattcaATATCCAATACCTTTATTGAAGTCCAACTAATCAgaatcatttttttattctacTAATGAtttatatctatttatttttaatttttcattcaaTATTTGATACTTTTGTTAAAGTACTCCAACTAATCTGAATTCATACCACATAGATTTTATTCGTAAAAAACACTCCCTATTCATACTcaaaacttgaataaaaaatatctgATTAGAAAAAGAACAGTTTCACCACCGCTCTTTATATGTCaagtttaaaacaaaaaaaaaacaaaaaaatagaaaccGCACCCACTGCCACGTTTTGAAAACCCCGCCCAAAAAAAAAAGCCTCTGCCACGTAATCATTTCCACAACAGCACGTGTCACACACATGGCATAATCACAGCCTTTAAttccattcaactcaatccaacgGTGCATCATACACCGAAAACGCGTGGCGGGAATCAGTATTAACGTGGGAAACTTAAAACATTCACAAGCTAGCGGGTGTCAATGACACATCATCATCCACGTCATCTTTAACCAATCATAATCCTCCACGTTAGAAAACAGTTACGCCAGTTATTCAAACTTTTTTGCCCTTTATATTATCGAaaaaggaagggaaaaaaaaacaaGGAAACAAAATTCTTGTTCAGTGTAAGGTTGAACAAgaattcatcatcatcataatggAAGCCTCTGCCGGAGTTTTACGCCGATTTCCTTCAGTCACCGGCGCCGTTGCCGGAATTAGTAGCAACCCATTTCACCGTAGTTGTGGATTTTCATGTTCCAGTTTGAAATCGGTTAAGGTGAAGAAGGAATTTGGGGTTAATTTGGGTTGTGAGTTTTACGATGAGGGTTATTTGGAGTATTATTCTTCCGGTAGAGGTGGAGTTATTAGGTgtgggaagaagaagaaagagaaggaTATGACGGAGTTGAAGAAGAAaacgaagaagaagatgaaatttCTTAAGGGTTTGTCGAGGAATCTGTCGAATTTGAATGAAATGGGATTTGGGTTTGGTTCTGATCATGTTGATTTGGTTGATCAAGTTCAAGGGAAGACAATTTCGGTAAGTTTAATTTATTAGACTTAATTGTGTTCTTATTGTATAATCAGAAGTTAAACTGATCTTGTGAGATGATTCTTTTTGTTGGGTGTTTTTAGTTAAAAATTTGaactttttgtatttttatcgTTCGATTTGTGGAAATTGTCTCTTGCATAAATGCAGTTGCAGGGTAAGACTATATAATTAGAGTTTTGTAGTTTGGATCTTACCTGAACCTTGCATATAGTGGGAGCTTAGTGCATCGGAGTGGCTTTTACTAATTTCAAAATCAAGTCTTGCACTTTGGATCCACAAGCTTAAAATCATGATATGTTTGGTCTCTGTATCAGagtctatgttgctcggactcttcaaaattGTTGATGGATGTGTGTCGGATTCTCtaaaagtagtgtatttttgaagaatcagaCACGGATGTGGCatcatttttgaagagtctgaCCAACATGGATCAGAGTTTCTTATGGAATTGGTAGCAACTTGTAGCTTTAGGAATCAACTTTTGATGGAATTGAAGTGGGATATTGGATTAGTGTTGTAGTCACTGGCGAAGCCTAGAATTTCTTCGAGTACTTAGTATAATATATACACAGAATAATTTTCCGACAACAGTATATATCCATTGATGTCTGGTGCTGCTTAGTAATTGGCTGTTAAGCCCTTCCTTCTGTTGTTGATCTGCTAAGTTTTGTTGTCTAGTTGAAAGCTAAAACCATTGATCCTGTAGCTTGATTCGAGTTGTCGAGAGAGTGAATATCTGATATGTATATAAAGGATGGACGATTATACCTATTTCTCGGTTTACTGAAATAGGTAGATAGATAGGGTCCTTAGAGATGTTAAAGGTCCTGGAAAAATGCATGTGAAATTCTACTTTGAAATATAGTTGCATTGTCGAATCAAACATTGTAGTTTTAGACTAGTCTCTGGGCACACAGTTTTGTGCATAATTTCGATGGAAGTACGAATAAAAGCAGTAAACATTGctgataaatttatttgttATAACTATATTGCTCTTCCAGTTTATTTATGTTGCCTTTCCTCATTATCAGGAAGCGGCGGATCTTTTGCTAGGACAGCTTCAACAACTAAAGGCAGAGGAGGAGGAgttgaagaggaaaagaaaagaagaaaaagcaCTCATGAAGATGAAAGTAGCAAGTCAAGTACAGAGCAGCACAAGGAACTGTGAAATGTTATCATCTTCCAGCTCGTCTTCCGAATCGAGTGAATCAAGTGATGATGAATGTCAAAATTTGGTCGACATGAAAAGCCTGAAAATCGGAACACTTGCCCAAACAATTCCCGAGGCATGTGACCGAGCACTTGAGAATGCAACATTAAGTCCTGGCATTTCAACAATAGTCGAGCCTCAGACTCTAAATCCAGAAGTGGATACATCAGTAGAGATCTCAAGCATGTCATCAACTTCCATGGAGGAAGCAACAGGGAGGACGACAATTTTAGAAGTTCTGGTCCCTGAGCAAAAAGGTGAATGCTGCTTGGAAGTTAGTGATAGTCACATTGGCAATGTAGGCAGCAGTATCACATTAGGCAACAGGTCTAATGCATCTATAGCAGCagctacaacaacaacagcagagGGGACAAAGAGAATTGAAGTATGTATGGGTGGTAAATGTAAGAGATTAGGCGCTGGAGCGCTACTAGAAGAATTCCAACGTGTTACCGGGATTGAAGCTGCAGTCTCAGGATGCAAATGCATGGGAAAGTGTAAAGTTGGTCCTAATGTCAGAGTTTCAGGCAGCAACAGCAGCTCAGACGCCTTCCAAACTGGTGACTCGGTTGCTGTTAGCTCTGCTTCTCCTACTACTAGTAACTCTCTATGTATTGGGGTTGGTTTAGAGGATGTGAGTCTAATTGCAGCCAATTTACTTGGCAGATATCCAGAAGTAGGATTAGCCAATGCTTTGCCTTAGAACAATGTTCTGTTCTTTCATTAGCATGTAGTAGGTGGGCTTTTGAATTGCTTTTTGTTTATGTAAAAATCATCAAATATAGATTACTTTTGCtatttatgtaaatattatcaTTACATAGTGAGATTGTACTTTTTATATTTGGTTTAAGGATCAATAGCACCTTCTGTtcctaaattttgattttagtaCCTCCGGTGTTTGATTTAACACATTAAATCTTCAATTAATTGAATTGTgcattttttattgttttgctTGTGAACCTTCACAAATGTAGCACAAGTGTAAATTGTTTGCACCACTTAACAACTCATATGTTATGTTAAGTTTATACTATTAGTGTATATTTGACAGtaatatgatcttatatattcaaatataacATATTTTCTATATGAAAGGACAAAACATACacattttaattaattgaaagGTAATTATGTTGAATAATATATCACATGGACAGAAAGCGGAATCAACCAACTACTTAGGCACTAGAAGTGTTATTATCCCTATTTGGTAAACATCAATCATAACATATCTACTTTGAATGATCATAAGATAAAACAGCAACGAGTCATTACAACTTCAATGAGAACCCAAGAAAAATTAGTTGATTGATTAAGACATGATGTACAGCCCCAGTTTGAGATTAAGgaagttgattgattgatatcaATGTACATCCAATATTCGAAACAGACAGAAAGGCGATAAAATAGTTGACAAATTTTAAAAGGTGTCAAATAGGCTAAAAAATGAAACAAAGCATGTTTTTTCACCATAAACTGCATCTCTTAACAGCTCCACATCTATCAGACAAACATGAGGGAATACTCCATACTACTTGCTAAATGGTATGATATAGTAGTCGAATATACACATCCCCGATCTCCTCTAATGTGTATACGAGACAGGGGTTTAATATTTGTTCTTGAGTGCTCAATGACGACATTGTTTTTTGCTGGGATCCTGAGGTGGTGATTCGTTACAGCGCTTAATGAAGGAGTCGAGGGTCTTCTGTTTTGCAGGGCTGCTGTGAGACTGATTAATCGAAACTTCCAATGATTTCTCCTGGCCATCAAGCATCTGCATATACATTTGTAGCTTCATTAGCTTAGGGTGGTGCCAGTTTTGTACCTTAAATATTCAAGCACATAGAGAATTAAGTAGAAGAAGACCTGTCCGAGGTTGTCCAACTTGCTCTGAACAACATCCCTGTACAAAGTCGTAAAAATAACCATCACATCATAATTTCTACATTTGGTATCGATCAGAGTTGAATAAATCAGAAAGCTCTACTAGTAACAAGGGAACATACCAAATTATGTCATCAACAGTGTCGTTCGCCAGCAGATAACACACATTGACAGAGGATACCTAGAAAGGAAGTTTGTTAAAGTTCTGACTCCGGAATATACAGATTTCTTAGTTAGTTAGCTCTTCTGATAGATAGACACACATAGGCACCCATAAACAGAGTAGTTAAGCAAAAATACTGGAATCAAGGCAGAAAATACCGAATTACAGCAAATGAATCAGTGTCTTGCTGCTTATACTCcttttagttttttatttttggttgcaTTAAGTGCAAAATAACCACGAAAG
This Solanum dulcamara chromosome 1, daSolDulc1.2, whole genome shotgun sequence DNA region includes the following protein-coding sequences:
- the LOC129883318 gene encoding ABC transporter B family member 21-like isoform X3, encoding MYCSFSLRRPHGFLQKVALKFIYLALGSGLATFTQVACWTVTGERQAARIRCLYLKTVLRQDIGFFDKETNTGVIIESLSSDTLTIQDAIGEKVGKFIQVSATFLGGFVIAFIKGWRLALVLSSSIPPLVISSAVLIILLAKLASRAQTAYSEAATVVEQTISSIRTVASYTGERRAISEYHNSLNKAYHSGVQEGLASGLGFGVFMFVFYTSYALAIWYGAKMILDHNYTGGDVMNVIMATLTGSFTLGYASPCLSAFAAGKTAAFKMFQTINRKPVIDPYDMKGQKHLDISGGIELKNVHFCYPARPQESIFDGFSLSIAKGTTTALVGRSGSGKSTVISLIVRFYDPVAGEVLIDGINIKEFQLRWIRGKIGLVSQEPVLFGSTIKDNIAYGKDDATLEEIEDAVLLANATKFIDKLPQGLDTKVGDHGNQLSGGQKQRIAIARAILKDPKILLLDEATSALDAESERVVQETLDSVMINRTTVIVAHRLSTVKNADTIAILQEGKIVEKGSHLELMRNKEGAYVQLIQLQELSKYSGEQESNEPDSEEIIINQQIPVTRSASWGSSRIDNSGHHSSSVSVSAAEKAVGECNDPNSTVVLRKDKDNTFFRLALMNKPEIPELLFGCIAAMVNALILPIFGVLLSNVIKTFYEPAHELRKHSRFWSLLFVGLGLATLLATPLRTFFFAVAGCKLIKRIRLMCFEKVVYMEVSWFDRKENSIGAIGSRLSTDAASVRGMVGESLALLVQNTSTAIAGLVIGLEASWQLALIMIVMVPLIGLNGYLHMKYVSGFGADAKKLYEDASQVASEAVGSIRTVASFSAEEKVLQLYKRKCEGPVRAGIKGGLLSGAGFGFSMFCLYSVYAASFYAGARLIESGKVTFAEVFRVFYGLSLTATAISQSGGLAPDSTKAKTGASSIFALLDRQSKIDSSDNSGMTLENVKGNIEFQHVSFNYPSRPEAQVLKDLCLAISSGETVALVGESGSGKSTVISLLQRFYDLDSGLITLDGIEIQKMNVKWLREQMGLVSQEPILFNDTIRANIAYGKETDATEAEILAAAELANAHNFISGLQQGYETIVGERGIQLSGGQKQRVAIARAIVKCPKILLLDEATSALDSESEKVVQDALHRVRSGRTTVVVAHRLSTIKGVDVIVVIKDGVIVEKGNHETLVNRQDGIYASLISKSASTMN
- the LOC129883340 gene encoding diacylglycerol O-acyltransferase 3 — translated: MEASAGVLRRFPSVTGAVAGISSNPFHRSCGFSCSSLKSVKVKKEFGVNLGCEFYDEGYLEYYSSGRGGVIRCGKKKKEKDMTELKKKTKKKMKFLKGLSRNLSNLNEMGFGFGSDHVDLVDQVQGKTISEAADLLLGQLQQLKAEEEELKRKRKEEKALMKMKVASQVQSSTRNCEMLSSSSSSSESSESSDDECQNLVDMKSLKIGTLAQTIPEACDRALENATLSPGISTIVEPQTLNPEVDTSVEISSMSSTSMEEATGRTTILEVLVPEQKGECCLEVSDSHIGNVGSSITLGNRSNASIAAATTTTAEGTKRIEVCMGGKCKRLGAGALLEEFQRVTGIEAAVSGCKCMGKCKVGPNVRVSGSNSSSDAFQTGDSVAVSSASPTTSNSLCIGVGLEDVSLIAANLLGRYPEVGLANALP
- the LOC129883318 gene encoding ABC transporter B family member 11-like isoform X1 — encoded protein: MEEENATERGTDNKENKVLESSDGSNCERVSDKTEKQKVAAADKVPYYKLLSFADPVDHALMVIGMITAVGSGICFPLMAVLFGELVDSFGMTVDSEKIVDEVSKVALKFIYLALGSGLATFTQVACWTVTGERQAARIRCLYLKTVLRQDIGFFDKETNTGVIIESLSSDTLTIQDAIGEKVGKFIQVSATFLGGFVIAFIKGWRLALVLSSSIPPLVISSAVLIILLAKLASRAQTAYSEAATVVEQTISSIRTVASYTGERRAISEYHNSLNKAYHSGVQEGLASGLGFGVFMFVFYTSYALAIWYGAKMILDHNYTGGDVMNVIMATLTGSFTLGYASPCLSAFAAGKTAAFKMFQTINRKPVIDPYDMKGQKHLDISGGIELKNVHFCYPARPQESIFDGFSLSIAKGTTTALVGRSGSGKSTVISLIVRFYDPVAGEVLIDGINIKEFQLRWIRGKIGLVSQEPVLFGSTIKDNIAYGKDDATLEEIEDAVLLANATKFIDKLPQGLDTKVGDHGNQLSGGQKQRIAIARAILKDPKILLLDEATSALDAESERVVQETLDSVMINRTTVIVAHRLSTVKNADTIAILQEGKIVEKGSHLELMRNKEGAYVQLIQLQELSKYSGEQESNEPDSEEIIINQQIPVTRSASWGSSRIDNSGHHSSSVSVSAAEKAVGECNDPNSTVVLRKDKDNTFFRLALMNKPEIPELLFGCIAAMVNALILPIFGVLLSNVIKTFYEPAHELRKHSRFWSLLFVGLGLATLLATPLRTFFFAVAGCKLIKRIRLMCFEKVVYMEVSWFDRKENSIGAIGSRLSTDAASVRGMVGESLALLVQNTSTAIAGLVIGLEASWQLALIMIVMVPLIGLNGYLHMKYVSGFGADAKKLYEDASQVASEAVGSIRTVASFSAEEKVLQLYKRKCEGPVRAGIKGGLLSGAGFGFSMFCLYSVYAASFYAGARLIESGKVTFAEVFRVFYGLSLTATAISQSGGLAPDSTKAKTGASSIFALLDRQSKIDSSDNSGMTLENVKGNIEFQHVSFNYPSRPEAQVLKDLCLAISSGETVALVGESGSGKSTVISLLQRFYDLDSGLITLDGIEIQKMNVKWLREQMGLVSQEPILFNDTIRANIAYGKETDATEAEILAAAELANAHNFISGLQQGYETIVGERGIQLSGGQKQRVAIARAIVKCPKILLLDEATSALDSESEKVVQDALHRVRSGRTTVVVAHRLSTIKGVDVIVVIKDGVIVEKGNHETLVNRQDGIYASLISKSASTMN
- the LOC129883318 gene encoding ABC transporter B family member 21-like isoform X2 translates to MEEENATERGTDNKENKVLESSDGSNCERVSDKTEKQKVAAADKVPYYKLLSFADPVDHALMVIGMITAVGSGICFPLMAVLFGELVDSFGMTVDSEKIVDEVSKVALKFIYLALGSGLATFTQVACWTVTGERQAARIRCLYLKTVLRQDIGFFDKETNTGVIIESLSSDTLTIQDAIGEKVSATFLGGFVIAFIKGWRLALVLSSSIPPLVISSAVLIILLAKLASRAQTAYSEAATVVEQTISSIRTVASYTGERRAISEYHNSLNKAYHSGVQEGLASGLGFGVFMFVFYTSYALAIWYGAKMILDHNYTGGDVMNVIMATLTGSFTLGYASPCLSAFAAGKTAAFKMFQTINRKPVIDPYDMKGQKHLDISGGIELKNVHFCYPARPQESIFDGFSLSIAKGTTTALVGRSGSGKSTVISLIVRFYDPVAGEVLIDGINIKEFQLRWIRGKIGLVSQEPVLFGSTIKDNIAYGKDDATLEEIEDAVLLANATKFIDKLPQGLDTKVGDHGNQLSGGQKQRIAIARAILKDPKILLLDEATSALDAESERVVQETLDSVMINRTTVIVAHRLSTVKNADTIAILQEGKIVEKGSHLELMRNKEGAYVQLIQLQELSKYSGEQESNEPDSEEIIINQQIPVTRSASWGSSRIDNSGHHSSSVSVSAAEKAVGECNDPNSTVVLRKDKDNTFFRLALMNKPEIPELLFGCIAAMVNALILPIFGVLLSNVIKTFYEPAHELRKHSRFWSLLFVGLGLATLLATPLRTFFFAVAGCKLIKRIRLMCFEKVVYMEVSWFDRKENSIGAIGSRLSTDAASVRGMVGESLALLVQNTSTAIAGLVIGLEASWQLALIMIVMVPLIGLNGYLHMKYVSGFGADAKKLYEDASQVASEAVGSIRTVASFSAEEKVLQLYKRKCEGPVRAGIKGGLLSGAGFGFSMFCLYSVYAASFYAGARLIESGKVTFAEVFRVFYGLSLTATAISQSGGLAPDSTKAKTGASSIFALLDRQSKIDSSDNSGMTLENVKGNIEFQHVSFNYPSRPEAQVLKDLCLAISSGETVALVGESGSGKSTVISLLQRFYDLDSGLITLDGIEIQKMNVKWLREQMGLVSQEPILFNDTIRANIAYGKETDATEAEILAAAELANAHNFISGLQQGYETIVGERGIQLSGGQKQRVAIARAIVKCPKILLLDEATSALDSESEKVVQDALHRVRSGRTTVVVAHRLSTIKGVDVIVVIKDGVIVEKGNHETLVNRQDGIYASLISKSASTMN